The Sedimentisphaera salicampi genome includes a region encoding these proteins:
- a CDS encoding (2Fe-2S) ferredoxin domain-containing protein — MKESVKIRLCLGSSCFTRGNNKALELIKEYISENSLEESVELSGSLCEGKCSSGPHITIDEKEYDEIKPESVLDLIRIHLREKGIIH, encoded by the coding sequence ATGAAAGAAAGTGTGAAAATTAGGCTTTGCCTCGGCAGCTCCTGCTTTACACGCGGGAATAATAAGGCCTTGGAGCTCATTAAAGAGTATATCTCTGAAAACAGCCTTGAAGAGAGTGTTGAGCTTTCAGGGAGCCTTTGCGAGGGCAAATGCAGCAGCGGCCCTCATATAACTATCGATGAAAAAGAGTATGATGAAATTAAGCCGGAATCAGTTTTAGACCTTATCAGAATTCATCTGAGAGAAAAGGGCATCATACACTGA
- a CDS encoding [Fe-Fe] hydrogenase large subunit C-terminal domain-containing protein → MDFMEPVYTQAAECQDCYKCLRRCPVKSIQIQDGHARIMNESCIMCGTCVRTCPAGAKKIRNDLQRARLLLNSRDKVYMSIAPSWRAEFEGSEDKLIAAVKKLGFAGVSETALGAQEVSANTAKILAEGKPGVYISSACPTVVEYVLKYMPKLAGSITGLLSPLLAHCKMLRKEYGDDIGIVFAGPCIGKKKESDTSEGLLDVAITFQDLKQWLNDEDIDQGSLQPENGEDVFVPQRAAEGSLYPVDGGMIAGIKANCDVTDAGYMTFSGMDNIMQVLEGLENFKPDKPVFLELLACDGGCVNGPAAQSEKSSALKRLDVLSGSEYEKENIPRKPGLDITASFTPEPKEEKKYPEHKIREALERVGKYRPEDELNCSGCGYDSCRQFAEALLEGRAEESMCVSYMRQLAHKKADMLIKTMPGGVVIVDEKLEVVESNRRFASMLGSDAENLYEQVPGLEKAKIEKLLPNADMFRRVIESLEQVLEKDVKINNAVLHITVFTIEQGRLAGAFLQDITAPAVAKEQIINKARNVIEKNLQTVQQIAYLLGENASDSEVILNSIVESFQTGSEESQRGKDAHKE, encoded by the coding sequence ATGGATTTTATGGAACCGGTTTACACTCAGGCAGCGGAATGCCAGGACTGCTATAAGTGCCTGCGCCGATGCCCTGTAAAATCGATACAAATACAGGACGGCCATGCAAGGATAATGAACGAAAGCTGCATTATGTGCGGTACTTGCGTTCGAACTTGCCCGGCCGGCGCAAAGAAAATACGAAACGACCTCCAGAGAGCCCGCCTTCTCCTGAACAGCAGGGATAAAGTATATATGTCCATAGCTCCAAGCTGGAGAGCAGAGTTTGAAGGCAGCGAGGATAAGCTCATAGCAGCGGTTAAGAAGCTCGGCTTTGCCGGCGTTTCAGAAACTGCCCTTGGAGCGCAGGAGGTTTCTGCAAACACTGCGAAAATACTCGCCGAAGGCAAGCCGGGCGTTTATATCTCAAGTGCCTGCCCCACGGTGGTAGAGTATGTGCTGAAATATATGCCTAAGCTTGCAGGCAGCATTACAGGGCTTCTCTCGCCTCTGCTTGCACACTGCAAGATGCTCCGCAAGGAATACGGGGATGATATCGGAATCGTCTTTGCAGGCCCGTGCATCGGAAAGAAGAAGGAATCAGACACATCAGAAGGCCTGCTGGATGTTGCGATAACGTTCCAAGACCTGAAGCAATGGCTCAATGATGAGGATATCGATCAGGGCAGCCTCCAGCCTGAGAATGGCGAGGATGTATTTGTTCCGCAGAGGGCGGCTGAAGGCAGCCTGTACCCCGTTGACGGCGGGATGATTGCAGGAATCAAGGCCAACTGCGATGTTACCGATGCAGGTTATATGACCTTCTCCGGAATGGATAACATTATGCAGGTTCTTGAAGGGCTCGAGAATTTTAAGCCCGATAAGCCTGTATTCCTCGAACTGCTCGCCTGCGACGGCGGATGCGTGAACGGCCCGGCTGCCCAGAGCGAAAAGAGCAGCGCATTAAAACGGCTTGATGTTTTGTCAGGCAGTGAATATGAAAAGGAAAATATCCCGAGAAAGCCGGGCCTGGATATAACAGCCAGCTTCACTCCCGAGCCGAAGGAAGAAAAAAAATACCCCGAGCATAAAATCAGAGAAGCCCTTGAGCGGGTGGGTAAATACCGCCCTGAGGATGAGCTCAACTGCAGCGGCTGCGGATATGATTCCTGCAGGCAGTTTGCCGAGGCGCTGCTTGAAGGCAGGGCAGAGGAGAGTATGTGCGTAAGCTATATGCGTCAGCTCGCCCATAAGAAGGCCGATATGCTCATCAAAACAATGCCCGGCGGGGTAGTGATTGTGGATGAAAAGCTTGAAGTGGTAGAGTCAAACAGGCGTTTCGCCTCTATGCTTGGAAGCGATGCGGAAAACCTCTATGAGCAGGTGCCCGGGCTGGAGAAGGCAAAAATCGAGAAGCTCCTGCCAAATGCTGATATGTTCCGCAGGGTTATTGAAAGCCTTGAGCAGGTTCTAGAGAAAGATGTAAAGATAAATAATGCGGTTCTGCATATCACCGTTTTCACAATCGAGCAGGGAAGGCTCGCAGGAGCGTTCCTTCAGGATATTACTGCTCCGGCAGTTGCCAAAGAGCAGATTATAAACAAGGCGAGAAACGTTATTGAAAAGAACCTTCAAACAGTGCAGCAGATTGCATATCTGCTCGGTGAGAATGCGTCTGATTCTGAGGTTATTCTCAATTCTATCGTAGAATCCTTCCAGACCGGCAGCGAAGAAAGCCAGAGGGGCAAAGATGCTCACAAAGAATAA
- a CDS encoding SpoIIE family protein phosphatase has protein sequence MLTKNNFFVEVGSFQKSKEGMGSPGDVFYSSRTEDGQRTICILADGLGSGIKANVLATLTSTMAMNYIKSDIDVKRASEIIMATLPVCSFRKVGYSTFTIVDVNSEGRVRIIEYDNPCCLLLRNGSKVELERSSHKIDAGSAGERELKYASFNAVKGDKLFFCSDGVTQSGMGTQAMPLGWTSQGAEEYITTQLSRYESVSARKLARRIVERALKNDGNKAKDDISAAVISFRHPRRTLVITGPPYNQSNDGLLASKFEEFSGRKLICGGTTARIIARQTGRDVKIDLSWTDPYIPPASKMEGAELVTEGTVTLSRALELLKSKGEIEPPAKNPAEKLVEYLLESDSIHFIVGTKINEAHQDPNLPASLDIRRNMLREIVDTLNNKHLKSSTMELI, from the coding sequence ATGCTCACAAAGAATAATTTTTTCGTTGAGGTTGGCTCTTTTCAGAAGAGCAAGGAAGGTATGGGCTCGCCCGGCGATGTCTTCTATTCCAGCAGGACAGAAGACGGCCAGAGAACTATCTGCATTCTCGCAGATGGGCTCGGAAGCGGGATTAAGGCAAACGTACTTGCCACCCTTACATCAACTATGGCAATGAACTACATCAAATCCGATATTGATGTTAAGCGGGCATCAGAGATTATTATGGCCACTCTGCCTGTATGCAGCTTCCGTAAAGTGGGGTATTCCACCTTTACAATTGTTGATGTGAATTCCGAAGGGCGCGTGCGGATTATAGAATACGACAACCCCTGCTGTCTTCTTCTCAGAAACGGCAGCAAGGTAGAGCTGGAAAGAAGCAGTCATAAAATAGATGCAGGCTCTGCTGGAGAGCGAGAGCTAAAATACGCAAGCTTCAATGCTGTAAAAGGCGATAAGCTCTTTTTCTGCAGCGACGGGGTTACCCAGTCCGGAATGGGAACTCAGGCTATGCCTCTTGGCTGGACTTCTCAGGGAGCTGAGGAATATATAACCACCCAGCTTAGCAGATATGAATCTGTTTCTGCAAGGAAGCTTGCCCGCAGGATAGTTGAAAGGGCATTAAAGAACGACGGCAATAAAGCCAAGGATGATATAAGCGCAGCGGTTATCTCCTTCAGGCATCCTCGAAGAACACTTGTGATAACGGGGCCTCCGTATAATCAGAGCAACGATGGTCTGCTGGCATCGAAGTTTGAAGAGTTCAGCGGCAGAAAGCTTATCTGCGGGGGAACAACTGCGAGGATTATCGCAAGGCAGACGGGCAGGGATGTGAAGATTGACCTTAGCTGGACAGACCCGTATATCCCTCCGGCATCCAAGATGGAAGGTGCAGAGCTGGTTACCGAGGGCACAGTAACTCTCAGCAGAGCGCTGGAGCTGCTCAAAAGCAAAGGAGAGATAGAGCCACCCGCGAAGAATCCTGCTGAGAAACTCGTGGAATACCTCCTCGAGAGCGACAGCATACATTTTATCGTGGGAACCAAGATTAACGAAGCCCATCAAGACCCGAATCTGCCGGCGTCTTTGGATATTAGAAGGAATATGCTTAGAGAGATCGTTGATACTCTCAACAACAAGCATTTGAAAAGCTCTACCATGGAGCTGATATAA
- the nuoE gene encoding NADH-quinone oxidoreductase subunit NuoE — MSCEACKKQKFEKVCRILEEHQADKSNLIPILHAVQREYRYLPEEILTYIATSLNMPPAKVYGVASFYAHFALEPKGKYVIHICDGTACHVKGSIAILEAMQQKLGLDKEKCTTDDQLFTVETVSCLGACGMAPVITINEDVHGLVTPEKAENLIEEILEKEKA, encoded by the coding sequence ATGTCTTGTGAAGCCTGTAAAAAGCAGAAGTTTGAGAAGGTTTGCCGGATACTTGAAGAACATCAGGCAGACAAATCCAATCTCATACCAATACTCCACGCTGTGCAGAGGGAGTACAGGTATCTGCCGGAAGAAATTTTAACCTATATCGCAACAAGCCTGAATATGCCGCCGGCAAAGGTATACGGAGTGGCGAGCTTTTACGCACACTTCGCACTTGAGCCTAAAGGTAAGTATGTAATCCATATATGCGACGGAACGGCCTGCCATGTTAAGGGATCGATAGCAATCCTTGAGGCAATGCAGCAGAAGCTCGGCCTTGATAAGGAAAAATGCACTACCGACGATCAGCTCTTTACCGTGGAAACTGTAAGCTGTCTCGGTGCTTGCGGGATGGCTCCGGTGATTACCATAAACGAAGATGTTCACGGGCTTGTAACGCCGGAGAAGGCGGAAAATCTTATCGAAGAAATTCTTGAAAAGGAGAAGGCCTGA